In Candidatus Hydrogenedens sp., the following are encoded in one genomic region:
- a CDS encoding DUF1559 domain-containing protein produces MRQKLGFTLIELLVAIAIIGILAAILLPALARARESARRASCQNNLKQWGLVFKMYSSESAGGKYPPVPMEYATAIDCDQIGFPSMGNKSIIVAGPSPKAVYPEYLTDVNILICPSDPKHTSENLINPITQQTDITFPCSQKGRGMWNMQVSYYYLGWVFDRGDTTDPQTNLSLVPFLNVVSGYAPTQIIQGLLEAVLPFFLQHENGRADKDIVISQATSALTGLPPIGNGGSNIIYRLREGIERFLITDINNPASSAKAQSNMWVMMDKLTSDPSLYNHIPGGSNVLFFDGHVEFLRYQENGPAPINRGVATVTNALEKIDFSQF; encoded by the coding sequence ATGAGACAAAAATTAGGATTTACTTTGATAGAGTTATTGGTTGCAATCGCTATTATTGGGATATTAGCAGCAATCCTGTTGCCGGCATTAGCCCGGGCAAGAGAGTCCGCTCGTAGAGCCTCCTGTCAGAATAATCTTAAACAATGGGGACTGGTTTTTAAGATGTATTCCAGTGAATCAGCCGGTGGTAAATATCCACCTGTGCCGATGGAGTATGCAACAGCCATCGATTGTGACCAAATAGGTTTCCCATCGATGGGCAATAAATCGATTATTGTAGCTGGACCCTCTCCAAAAGCGGTATATCCAGAATATTTAACAGATGTAAATATCCTGATTTGCCCATCTGACCCTAAACATACCTCTGAAAACCTTATCAACCCTATTACTCAGCAGACGGATATAACATTTCCCTGTTCACAGAAAGGGCGAGGGATGTGGAACATGCAGGTAAGCTACTATTACTTAGGCTGGGTATTTGACCGTGGAGATACAACAGACCCACAAACAAATCTATCCCTTGTGCCTTTCTTAAATGTTGTTAGTGGTTATGCACCTACACAGATTATTCAAGGGTTATTAGAGGCTGTTTTACCCTTCTTCTTGCAACATGAAAATGGTAGAGCCGATAAAGATATTGTTATTTCTCAGGCAACTTCAGCATTGACAGGACTACCTCCAATCGGGAATGGTGGTAGTAACATAATCTACCGTCTCAGAGAAGGTATTGAGCGGTTCTTGATTACGGATATCAACAACCCTGCGTCCAGTGCAAAAGCACAAAGCAATATGTGGGTTATGATGGATAAACTTACATCCGACCCTTCTTTATATAACCATATACCTGGAGGTTCAAATGTGCTTTTCTTTGATGGGCATGTCGAATTTTTAAGATACCAGGAAAATGGACCGGCACCTATTAATAGGGGGGTGGCGACCGTAACAAATGCACTCGAAAAAATTGATTTTAGTCAATTCTAA
- the nadA gene encoding quinolinate synthase NadA, protein MENVPNGTCIKDYSTLLERMKERLIGILPEFEIELKAQYAYEILKLKEEKNAVILGHNYMEPALYHSIPDHVGDSLYLSIVASKTEADIIVFCGVWFMGETAKILNPTKTVLVPSREAGCSLAEGISREDIIQLKQKFPSVPIVSYVNTYADTKSESDYCCTSGNAGSVVTYIFKQGYKAVIFVPDEYLARNTANELGAKFYLPDEVTMNDIETSSEPVVIGWKAKCEVHELFKPEDVDHVRQQYPDVKILAHPECPPDVIKNVDYVGSTQGMVKYVKEHPNVRLALFTECAMGDNIQAEFPEINIVRACSLRCKHMNLITLEQTLESLKKLQYQVEAPPDIIAKARVPIQRMIEIR, encoded by the coding sequence ATGGAAAATGTACCAAATGGAACATGTATAAAAGATTATTCAACTCTTCTTGAGCGGATGAAGGAGAGATTAATAGGCATACTTCCTGAGTTTGAAATTGAGTTAAAGGCACAGTATGCATACGAGATACTTAAATTGAAAGAGGAGAAGAACGCAGTTATTTTGGGGCACAATTATATGGAACCTGCCCTATATCATTCTATCCCTGACCATGTTGGCGATTCTCTGTATCTTTCTATCGTAGCAAGCAAAACAGAAGCAGATATTATTGTATTCTGTGGTGTATGGTTCATGGGCGAGACGGCAAAGATATTAAACCCGACCAAGACGGTTCTCGTTCCGTCTCGTGAGGCAGGTTGTTCGTTAGCAGAAGGGATTAGCCGAGAGGATATTATCCAGTTAAAACAGAAGTTTCCGTCGGTTCCCATTGTATCCTATGTCAATACTTATGCGGATACAAAATCGGAATCTGATTATTGTTGCACCTCAGGGAATGCAGGCAGTGTTGTGACCTATATCTTTAAGCAGGGGTACAAGGCTGTTATCTTTGTTCCTGATGAATATCTTGCACGTAATACAGCCAACGAATTAGGTGCAAAGTTCTATCTTCCAGATGAAGTAACTATGAATGATATAGAAACAAGTTCTGAGCCCGTTGTTATTGGGTGGAAAGCAAAATGTGAAGTGCATGAATTGTTTAAGCCAGAAGATGTAGACCATGTTCGCCAACAATATCCCGATGTGAAAATATTGGCTCATCCAGAATGTCCACCCGATGTAATAAAGAACGTGGATTATGTCGGAAGTACACAAGGGATGGTCAAGTATGTAAAAGAACATCCTAATGTGAGGTTGGCTTTATTTACTGAATGTGCTATGGGAGATAATATTCAGGCAGAATTCCCTGAGATTAATATTGTTCGGGCATGTAGCCTGCGTTGTAAACACATGAATCTTATTACCCTTGAACAGACATTGGAATCGCTAAAAAAACTTCAATATCAAGTTGAAGCCCCTCCTGATATCATTGCAAAAGCAAGAGTACCCATCCAACGAATGATTGAAATCCGATAA
- a CDS encoding SUF system NifU family Fe-S cluster assembly protein: MSSASKILYEKLLLDHAKNPRNFGVPDDYDKKLEGFNPLCGDHYTFYLKLDGDVIREIYFTGQGCAISKASASLLTTFLEKQPVNEAVSIIRDFLELLRSSPQTPVDETKWGKLVAITGVREFPIRIKCASLSWHSILALLEGEETKPVSTE; encoded by the coding sequence ATGAGTTCTGCCTCTAAGATACTTTATGAAAAACTTCTTTTAGACCATGCAAAAAATCCACGAAATTTTGGTGTCCCTGATGATTATGACAAAAAATTAGAGGGTTTTAATCCCTTATGTGGAGACCATTACACCTTCTATTTGAAATTGGATGGTGATGTAATTCGTGAAATCTACTTTACTGGTCAAGGTTGTGCTATCTCTAAAGCATCTGCCTCATTACTAACGACATTCCTTGAAAAACAACCTGTAAACGAAGCGGTAAGCATCATTCGCGATTTTTTAGAATTGCTACGTTCTTCTCCACAAACACCTGTGGATGAAACGAAATGGGGAAAATTAGTAGCTATAACTGGTGTCCGTGAATTTCCAATCCGAATTAAGTGTGCCTCCTTATCATGGCACTCTATCTTAGCACTTTTAGAAGGAGAGGAAACCAAACCTGTATCGACGGAGTAG